A single genomic interval of Streptococcus suis harbors:
- a CDS encoding ATP-dependent RecD-like DNA helicase translates to MNEVYFTGTIDRIIFENPSNFYKILLLEIEETDADYDDYEIIVTGTIADVIEGEDYRFYGNLVTHPKYGQQLQISRYERSKPTSAGLVKYFSSEHFKGIGRKTAEKIVELYGEDTIDKILAEPEKLTQITGLSSKNMQAFVEKLRLNYGTELILAKLAEYGIPNKLAFQIQDQYKEKTLQIIEENPYQLVEDVQGLGFTIADRIAENLGIASDAPQRFRAGMLFSLIHRSMETGDTYVEARDLLEATLELLEKSRHTELDPAAVAHELTGLIADDKVQQEGTKIFDNSLYFAEHGIHKNLIRLMGKNGFNPFPRADVEAAIAELETMSSLTYDDIQKEAIVQAITNPLFILTGGPGTGKTTVINGIIAVYAILHKIDLTRNREECPVLLAAPTGRAARRMNELTGLPSATIHRHLGLVEGQEESCRDDYLDADFIIVDEFSMVDTWLANQLFQNISSQTQVLIVGDAEQLPSVSPGQVLADLLKIDKLPSITLERIYRQSDDSTIVTLASQIRQGALPSDFREKKADRSYFEAQNEQIPALIERIIGAAIKSGIPANEVQILAPMYRGAAGIDQLNTMTQALLNPLEEGELEFLHNEQAFRQGDRIIHLVNDAETNVFNGDLGYITDLLPAKYTDSKQDEITINFDGSEVSYPRNEWYKITLAYAMSIHKSQGSEFQVVILPITRTSHRMLQRNLVYTAITRSKSKLILLGEISAFDYAVKNAGTVRKTYLVPRFQGEIAEQDSKEALAEKAESKTAATTQTQPPTQPDRKEQVKVVKENNQQLSLLDQDQPEKTSPQPREYILTVDNLLTIDPMIGIQEADIEEFFKNK, encoded by the coding sequence GTGACCGGAACGATTGCCGATGTCATTGAAGGAGAAGACTATCGTTTCTATGGCAATCTGGTCACCCATCCCAAGTATGGTCAGCAGCTGCAAATTTCGCGTTACGAACGCAGCAAGCCTACCTCAGCTGGTCTGGTCAAGTATTTCTCCAGCGAGCATTTCAAGGGAATTGGACGCAAAACGGCTGAAAAAATTGTTGAACTCTATGGAGAGGATACAATCGACAAAATTTTAGCTGAACCTGAAAAACTAACTCAAATCACAGGCCTATCCAGCAAGAACATGCAGGCATTTGTCGAAAAACTCCGCCTCAATTATGGAACCGAGTTGATCTTGGCAAAACTAGCTGAGTACGGCATTCCAAACAAACTAGCCTTTCAAATCCAAGACCAGTATAAGGAAAAAACACTCCAAATTATTGAAGAAAATCCCTATCAACTGGTCGAAGATGTCCAGGGGCTCGGCTTTACCATTGCCGATAGGATTGCGGAAAACCTGGGAATTGCCAGTGATGCACCCCAACGTTTTCGGGCAGGCATGCTATTTAGCCTCATCCATCGCTCCATGGAAACAGGCGATACCTATGTGGAGGCCAGAGACTTACTGGAAGCAACCCTTGAACTGCTGGAAAAATCCCGCCATACAGAACTGGACCCCGCTGCTGTTGCCCACGAGTTGACAGGACTGATTGCAGACGACAAGGTACAGCAAGAAGGCACAAAGATTTTTGACAACAGCCTCTACTTTGCCGAACATGGTATCCATAAAAACCTGATCCGTCTGATGGGAAAAAATGGTTTCAACCCCTTCCCACGCGCAGACGTTGAGGCTGCTATAGCAGAGCTGGAAACTATGTCTTCCCTGACCTACGATGACATTCAAAAAGAAGCCATCGTCCAAGCCATTACCAATCCGCTTTTCATTCTGACAGGCGGACCAGGGACTGGAAAAACAACGGTTATCAACGGTATTATCGCGGTCTATGCCATCTTGCATAAGATTGACCTGACTCGCAACCGAGAGGAATGCCCTGTCCTCCTAGCCGCTCCAACTGGACGAGCAGCCAGACGGATGAATGAATTGACAGGTCTGCCTTCCGCCACCATCCACCGCCACCTCGGTCTGGTAGAAGGACAGGAAGAATCCTGCCGTGATGATTATTTGGATGCCGACTTTATCATCGTGGATGAGTTTTCTATGGTAGATACTTGGTTGGCAAACCAGCTCTTCCAGAACATCTCCTCCCAAACCCAAGTTCTGATTGTCGGCGATGCGGAGCAATTACCATCTGTCAGTCCCGGTCAGGTCCTTGCTGACCTCTTGAAAATTGACAAGCTACCCAGCATCACTCTAGAACGTATCTATCGTCAATCCGATGATTCGACCATTGTTACCCTAGCCAGCCAGATTCGCCAAGGTGCCCTGCCGAGCGATTTCCGCGAAAAAAAGGCAGACCGCTCCTATTTTGAAGCGCAAAACGAACAAATTCCAGCCCTGATTGAGCGCATTATCGGCGCAGCTATTAAGTCCGGTATTCCAGCAAACGAGGTACAGATCCTCGCGCCTATGTACCGTGGTGCTGCAGGTATTGACCAACTCAACACCATGACCCAGGCCCTGCTCAATCCACTGGAAGAGGGAGAGCTAGAATTCCTCCATAATGAGCAAGCCTTCCGCCAAGGCGACCGGATCATCCACCTAGTCAACGATGCCGAGACCAATGTCTTCAATGGCGACTTGGGCTACATCACCGACCTCCTACCGGCCAAATATACGGACTCCAAGCAGGATGAAATCACCATCAACTTTGACGGCAGCGAGGTCTCCTATCCCCGTAACGAATGGTACAAAATTACCCTAGCCTATGCCATGTCCATCCACAAGTCCCAAGGCAGCGAGTTCCAGGTCGTTATCCTTCCCATCACCCGCACCAGCCACCGCATGCTCCAGCGCAATCTGGTCTACACCGCCATCACCCGTTCCAAGAGCAAGCTCATCCTCCTGGGCGAAATCTCCGCCTTCGACTACGCCGTCAAAAACGCCGGCACCGTCCGAAAAACCTATCTGGTCCCACGTTTCCAAGGGGAAATAGCAGAGCAGGACAGCAAGGAAGCTTTGGCTGAAAAAGCCGAAAGTAAAACAGCGGCAACCACACAAACCCAGCCCCCTACTCAGCCAGACAGGAAAGAACAGGTTAAAGTAGTCAAAGAAAACAACCAACAACTCTCCCTTCTTGATCAAGACCAGCCAGAAAAAACAAGTCCCCAACCCAGAGAATATATTCTGACTGTGGACAACCTGCTAACCATCGACCCCATGATTGGCATCCAAGAGGCAGATATAGAGGAATTTTTCAAGAATAAGTAA